The following coding sequences are from one Brienomyrus brachyistius isolate T26 chromosome 2, BBRACH_0.4, whole genome shotgun sequence window:
- the LOC125718698 gene encoding 1-acyl-sn-glycerol-3-phosphate acyltransferase alpha-like codes for MDTLWILPLMLIPVLLFTSSTFVFYFKKCFYVAWMMILATIAIPICILKSGGRDVENMRIIRFLVWHVKYLLGLRIDVSGLQNLPTEGPYVIISNHQSSLDVLGLMEILPDRCTSIAKKELVYAGTVGIVCWLGGIIFINRKKTDTAKSVMAGAARTMLDKQIRLWVFPEGTRNQKGDLLPFKKGAFHLAVQGQVPIIPVVFSSYSNFYLRKEKQFRSGTINLKILPKIETKGMTTDDISALSDKSYKIMRSAFMEISDITAHSNGPSSH; via the exons ATGGATACCCTCTGGATATTACCGCTGATGCTCATCCCGGTGCTCCTATTCACCAGCAGCacgtttgtattttattttaagaaATGCTTCTACGTGGCCTGGATGATGATTCTGGCGACGATCGCCATCCCGATCTGCATACTGAAGAGCGGCGGCAGGGACGTGGAGAACATGCG AATAATCCGCTTTTTGGTGTGGCATGTCAAATATCTCCTGGGTCTACGTATCGATGTGAGTGGCTTGCAGAATCTGCCGACGGAGGGTCCGTACGTGATCATCTCCAATCACCAGAGCTCCTTGGATGTCTTGG GCTTGATGGAGATCCTCCCAGACCGCTGCACCTCGATCGCCAAGAAAGAGCTTGTGTACGCCGGCACTGTGGGCATTGTGTGTTGGCTCGGGGGCATCATTTTCATCAACCGCAAGAAGACCGATACCGCCAAGAGCGTTATGGCCGGTGCCGCCCGCACCATGCTGGACAAGCAG ATCCGTCTGTGGGTCTTCCCCGAAGGCACACGGAACCAGAAGGGTGACCTACTGCCCTTCAAGAAGGGTGCATTCCACCTGGCAGTGCAGGGGCAG GTTCCCATCATTCCAGTCGTCTTCTCCTCCTACAGTAACTTCTACTTGCGCAAAGAAAAGCAGTTCCGATCTG GAACGATAAACCTGAAGATCCTCCCAAAGATTGAGACCAAGGGCATGACCACGGACGACATCTCCGCGCTTTCGGACAAATCTTACAAGATCATGCGCTCTGCGTTCATGGAGATCTCCGACATAACCGCTCACAGCAATGGACCCTCTAGCCATTAG